A window of the Vigna angularis cultivar LongXiaoDou No.4 chromosome 3, ASM1680809v1, whole genome shotgun sequence genome harbors these coding sequences:
- the LOC108346043 gene encoding cyclin-H1-1 isoform X1, which translates to MADFMTSTHRVKWIFTPQQLVEKYKAANQRAKHILEKYGATLMEVDVDGSLSYPEPQMTAKDSGEKHSRTKPLSIEEEQCIRVFYENKLQEVCNNFRFPHKIQATALIYFKRFYLQWSVMEHQPKHIMLTCIYAACKIEENHVSAEELGKGISQDHQMILINEMIVYQSLEFDLIVYAPYRSVEGFIIDMEEFCNGGDDQLQMLKTLQDTARLEVDKMMLTDATLLFPPGQLALAALGNSNALHNVIDFDSYLESIFQGQNSMHTMAELAESLHAIDSCVKKYKIPSEKELKHINRKLKSCWGHSSHDEGKKREKKSKHKSKRSSNEAQNMASLA; encoded by the exons ATGGCTGATTTTATGACCTCTACTCATCGAGTGAAGTGGATTTTTACCCCTCAACAGCTG GTTGAGAAATATAAAGCAGCTAATCAGAGAGCCAAACACATTCTAGAGAAG tatgGTGCAACTCTAATGGAAGTAGATGTTGATGGATCATTGTCATATCCTGAACCCCAGATGACTGCAAAAGACAGTG GTGAGAAGCATTCTCGGACAAAACCTCTTAGTATTGAAGAAGAACAATGCATACGggtattttatgaaaacaagCTACAAGAAGTATGTAACAACTTCCGCTTCCCTCATAAGATCCAG GCAACAGCCCTTATCTATTTTAAAAGATTCTATCTACAATGGTCGGTGATGGAACATCAACCAAAACATATTAT GTTGACCTGCATATATGCTGCTTGTAAGATAGAAGAAAATCATGTGTCGGCTGAGGAGCTTGGTAAGGGGATCTCACAGGATCATCAAATGATTCTCATTAATGAGATGATAGTTTATCAG AGTTTGGAATTTGATCTAATTGTGTATGCGCCATATCGCTCGGTTGAAGGTTTTATAATTGATATGGAG GAATTTTGCAATGGTGGTGATGATCAGCTTCAAATGCTTAAG ACTTTGCAAGATACAGCAAGGTTGGAAGTTGATAAAATGATGCTTACAGATGCAACACTTTTATTTCCTCCTGGGCAG TTGGCCTTGGCTGCTCTGGGTAACTCAAATGCACTGCACAATGTCATTGACTTTGATAG TTATCTTGAGAGCATTTTTCAAGGTCAGAATTCCATGCACACAATGGCCGAGCTTGCTGAATCACTGCATGCAATTGATTCCTGT GTTAAAAAGTACAAAATTCCTTCTGAGAAGGAATTGAAGCATATCAACCGAAAACTGAAGTCTTGTTGGGGTCATAGCTCTCATGACGA GGGCAAGAAGCGGGAGAAGAAATCAAAGCACAAGTCCAAAAGGAGCTCAAATGAGGCACAAAATATGGCATCTCTTGCCTAG
- the LOC128195950 gene encoding nuclear transcription factor Y subunit B-4-like gives MDQEEQDKALPIANVGRIMKQNLPPSAKISKEGKQLMQECVTEFISFVTGEASDKCHKENRKTVNGDDICWALSSLGFDNYAEAIARYLHKYRQAEREKIQNNNKKYEGSATKSLNQTQLILAPPPPPSLSRVTHDKLQNPPTTDQS, from the coding sequence ATGGATCAGGAGGAGCAAGATAAAGCTTTGCCCATTGCAAATGTGGGTAGAATCATGAAGCAAAATCTTCCTCCAAGTGCAAAGATCTCCAAGGAAGGGAAACAACTAATGCAAGAGTGTGTTACAGAGTTCATAAGTTTTGTGACTGGTGAGGCATCTGACAAGTGTCACAAGGAGAATCGCAAGACCGTTAATGGGGATGACATCTGTTGGGCTCTAAGTTCCTTAGGGTTTGACAACTATGCTGAGGCCATAGCAAGGTATTTGCATAAATACAGGCAAGCAGAAAGGGAGAAAatccaaaacaacaacaaaaaatatgaaGGATCAGCAACAAAATCTCTCAACCAAACTCAACTCATCCTtgctccaccaccaccaccatcactCTCTAGGGTTACTCATGACAAGCTTCAAAACCCTCCCACCACAGATCAATCGTAG
- the LOC108346044 gene encoding uncharacterized protein LOC108346044 has product MVEGSRRSEVEALKIKMACLASSTFTLPLCASPLNEGVHQHQLNFALDRLLSKVTIRTAQKIVGSSSSNKLTLSLKGSCLRCLMSWTRFLHETYSYNLGVGYCTEIVISGYWVGPDADDGWGFVEAVINQMN; this is encoded by the exons ATGGTCGAAGGTTCCCGCAGGTCCGAAGTGGAAgccttgaaaataaaaatggcgTGCTTAGCCTCCTCCACCTTCACCCTTCCTTTGTGCGCTTCACCCCTCAATGAG GGTGTGCATCAACATCAACTAAATTTTGCTCTGGATAGACTTCTAAGCAAAGTAACAATTCGTAcag CTCAAAAAATTGTCGGATCTAGCAGTTCGAATAAACTTACACTATCCTTGAAAGGAAGCTGTCTTCGCTGCTTGATGTCATGGACAAGATTTCTACATGAAACTTATTCATATAATTTGGGTGTAGGTTATTGTACTGAAATAGTTATATCTGGATATTGGGTGGGACCTGATGCTGATGATGGGTGGGGATTTGTGGAAGCTGTAATTAATCAAATGAATtga
- the LOC108346043 gene encoding cyclin-H1-1 isoform X2, which yields MADFMTSTHRVKWIFTPQQLVEKYKAANQRAKHILEKVRSILGQNLLVLKKNNAYGYFMKTSYKKYVTTSASLIRSRLTCIYAACKIEENHVSAEELGKGISQDHQMILINEMIVYQSLEFDLIVYAPYRSVEGFIIDMEEFCNGGDDQLQMLKTLQDTARLEVDKMMLTDATLLFPPGQLALAALGNSNALHNVIDFDSYLESIFQGQNSMHTMAELAESLHAIDSCVKKYKIPSEKELKHINRKLKSCWGHSSHDEGKKREKKSKHKSKRSSNEAQNMASLA from the exons ATGGCTGATTTTATGACCTCTACTCATCGAGTGAAGTGGATTTTTACCCCTCAACAGCTG GTTGAGAAATATAAAGCAGCTAATCAGAGAGCCAAACACATTCTAGAGAAG GTGAGAAGCATTCTCGGACAAAACCTCTTAGTATTGAAGAAGAACAATGCATACGggtattttatgaaaacaagCTACAAGAAGTATGTAACAACTTCCGCTTCCCTCATAAGATCCAG GTTGACCTGCATATATGCTGCTTGTAAGATAGAAGAAAATCATGTGTCGGCTGAGGAGCTTGGTAAGGGGATCTCACAGGATCATCAAATGATTCTCATTAATGAGATGATAGTTTATCAG AGTTTGGAATTTGATCTAATTGTGTATGCGCCATATCGCTCGGTTGAAGGTTTTATAATTGATATGGAG GAATTTTGCAATGGTGGTGATGATCAGCTTCAAATGCTTAAG ACTTTGCAAGATACAGCAAGGTTGGAAGTTGATAAAATGATGCTTACAGATGCAACACTTTTATTTCCTCCTGGGCAG TTGGCCTTGGCTGCTCTGGGTAACTCAAATGCACTGCACAATGTCATTGACTTTGATAG TTATCTTGAGAGCATTTTTCAAGGTCAGAATTCCATGCACACAATGGCCGAGCTTGCTGAATCACTGCATGCAATTGATTCCTGT GTTAAAAAGTACAAAATTCCTTCTGAGAAGGAATTGAAGCATATCAACCGAAAACTGAAGTCTTGTTGGGGTCATAGCTCTCATGACGA GGGCAAGAAGCGGGAGAAGAAATCAAAGCACAAGTCCAAAAGGAGCTCAAATGAGGCACAAAATATGGCATCTCTTGCCTAG